The Geotoga petraea genome contains the following window.
AGATTATCTCTAATGGAGGGGTGTCGATTTCAATCATTGTTTTTGCTGTTAATAAATCTTTTTCAGCAATTTTTATCCATTCAAGATGCTCTTTTTTCATAGATAACAACTCCATTGTTAGAAATCTTATTTTCTAAACTTGTTTTTGAGTTAGCTCTTTCAATAAATTCTTCTGGTTTATATACAATTATATCTAAAGGGTAATCAATAGAATATCCTATTTTTTCCCTTATATCGTTCATTATTTCTATTTTTCTTTTATTTCCATCAGAGATTATACACAGGTCTATATCGCTATTTATGTTTGGATTACCATAAGCATATGAACCAAATAGGTATATTTTTTTAATGTTTTCTGTATCTTTTATTTTATTGGTAATTTTTTCTATTTCATTTTTAATATTTTTGTTCATATGATCACCTCAAATTAATAATTATTATATTTTAATTATATCAAATTTTTTTCGAATATTGACTAATGAAATCTCTCTATGCGACTTTTCGTATCTTAGTCGAGATATTTAAGTTTCTACCTATTAAAAAAGCCCCCTTTTAAAGGAGGCTGTAGATTAATTCTTGTTTTGATTCATTTCTTCTTCAATTTTTTTGATTTGTTCAATTGAAATTCCCATGGCTTTTGAAATTACTTTTTTATCAACATTTTCTCTTAAAAAATTCCTAGTGGCTTCTATCTTTTCTTTTTGAATTCCCTGTTGTATTCCCTGTTGTATTCCCTGCCTTATAGCTTCTTCTTTTTCTTTAATATATTTCTTTGCAAAACTTTCATACATTTCTTGCACCTCCTCATAGTGCTTTATCTCTTCTTCTATATCCGTGTCTGTTTTTTCTGATAATATTTTTATAAATCCATAAAAATGACTTCTAAATTTTTCTTTCTCTGTTTCTTCAAATTGTTCAAATATCTCTCTTGATTTTTCTAATACTTCTAATATATCTTTGTTTTCTATCTTTTTGTCTAAATATAGTAATGTTCCCATTGCATTTTTTAATCCTAATAGTTTTTCTTCTTCTATTTCGTTTAATTCTATTTTATGGTATTTGAAGTTTGGGATTAGCTCTTTAAAATTTTCTGATTCTTTTATTTTTTGTTTTAGTTCTATTGGTGGTGTCCACCTCTTTTCTCCATCATAGAACAGTATCGGTATTATTGGAGGTAACTTGAAGTTTTTCTTTTTTGATTCCTTTTTATTGTTTTCTATATAATGATCCCATATTTTTACCATATAGTTCAAAAATCTATATACCATTAATTGATCAATACTACTCTGATGCTCTAGCAATATGTATAAATATATTTCTTTTCCATCTTTTTTTATTTTGTATAGTACATCGCTTCTTTTTTCTGTATAATCTTTTGATATAAAATCTGTTTTTTCTTGAATTAAATCTTTTTCTTTCAGTCCTTCTATTGGGAAAAATGCTTTCATAAATTCTAAAAATATGTGCTTATCATTTAATAGCTCTTTGAATTTTTTATCTTTTTCCCCCATTTCTCACCTCCATTATACCAAATTTTTATTAAAATATTATATATACATATGTTCGTATAATTATACATAATTATATTTCTCTTTGTCAAGTGGCTTTTTAGCTGGTCGGAGGTGAAACAAAGTGCCTAAACTCCCCTGTGATAGAAATCATGAAATGATTTCTGTTGTTGGAATAGGAATTGCTTTGCAATTCCAGTTGTTGGTTGTTGAGATTTTTCTTTCAGAAAAATCGTTGTTGGTATGGGAATTATTTCATAATTCCTGTTGTTGTTTGTTGATAGTTGTTAATTGTTTGTAAAACCAAAGGCAAAATCTCTAAAACACCCCTGTGATAGAAATCATAAATGATTTTGGATGGAGAATCGAGGTTGGACGTTGGAAGAGAAAAGGCAAAATCTCTAAAACACCCTGCCAGTTTCACTGACACCCCTCTAATGGTCATTTTAGAGGGGATTTCTTTTCTAAATCCATTTGAACTGACATAGTGATTGTATAAATGGTATAATTGATATGGACAATCTATTATGGGAGGGAGAGCGATGTTTAAAAAACAAATGGTTTTGGACGATGTGATTTTGTTTAGAACAGGTAAACCGTTTAACACTACTGCTGTTATTAAAGAGATAACAGATGATTTTGATAACTCTGAAGATTTTCCGTATTTTGAAGTGAAAGAGTATGAAAATTATTATGAATTTGTTTATGAAATGGATAAAGATGATTATGTTTACGGGCTTGGAGAGCAATTAGGGGCT
Protein-coding sequences here:
- a CDS encoding nucleotidyltransferase domain-containing protein, with the translated sequence MNKNIKNEIEKITNKIKDTENIKKIYLFGSYAYGNPNINSDIDLCIISDGNKRKIEIMNDIREKIGYSIDYPLDIIVYKPEEFIERANSKTSLENKISNNGVVIYEKRAS
- a CDS encoding Rpn family recombination-promoting nuclease/putative transposase, with the protein product MGEKDKKFKELLNDKHIFLEFMKAFFPIEGLKEKDLIQEKTDFISKDYTEKRSDVLYKIKKDGKEIYLYILLEHQSSIDQLMVYRFLNYMVKIWDHYIENNKKESKKKNFKLPPIIPILFYDGEKRWTPPIELKQKIKESENFKELIPNFKYHKIELNEIEEEKLLGLKNAMGTLLYLDKKIENKDILEVLEKSREIFEQFEETEKEKFRSHFYGFIKILSEKTDTDIEEEIKHYEEVQEMYESFAKKYIKEKEEAIRQGIQQGIQQGIQKEKIEATRNFLRENVDKKVISKAMGISIEQIKKIEEEMNQNKN